The following are encoded in a window of Rubellicoccus peritrichatus genomic DNA:
- a CDS encoding polysaccharide lyase 6 family protein, protein MWFVKIKILWFIAFCCAVQHISAKTHHVDSTTGFNQLVAQAVIQPGDEIIWKDGIYSNIDLDLKGFNGTPNQPVKLRSETPGGVVFTGASRLNIGTDHTVISGFHYRVTSNEQTPKQIISFRSRGNIAASNSRLTEIKIEEAEPGKPILQKSKWVVLYGQFNRVDHCYFVNKRTRDNLMTVYLDESNMPNGAWHRIDHNYFGPRPNGRAAGGSSNGWEIIRIGDSRSSHLSAFCRVEKNLFEGCNGEIEIISNKSRDNSYIANTFLNCEGQLTLRHGAYCVVAGNLFQGNGHAKNEESGVRIIGPGHKVVGNTFIGLSGQGERGAIVISDGVENGAANEYEPVANLEIRSNTIIACRNPIVIGSFSGKVHPSGRVINVAPQSVLISDNYIVGGNPIVTFLSQSKPDVTFENNIAYLTGQDSQKIAGSKVQFSPKEILWQNGAATTTNSGKSLSTGITRDNVGPSW, encoded by the coding sequence ATGTGGTTCGTAAAAATCAAAATACTATGGTTCATAGCGTTCTGCTGTGCAGTCCAGCATATATCAGCAAAAACCCATCATGTCGATTCCACGACAGGATTCAATCAACTAGTAGCCCAGGCAGTCATCCAACCAGGCGATGAAATCATTTGGAAGGATGGCATTTACAGCAACATTGACCTGGATCTAAAAGGCTTCAATGGCACACCGAACCAACCGGTAAAACTGCGAAGCGAAACCCCGGGTGGAGTTGTCTTCACCGGAGCGAGCAGACTGAACATTGGGACAGATCATACTGTCATCTCAGGCTTTCATTACCGAGTAACAAGCAACGAGCAAACACCAAAGCAAATCATCTCATTTCGTTCGCGAGGAAACATAGCGGCGAGCAACTCACGCCTGACCGAAATCAAAATCGAAGAAGCTGAACCGGGTAAACCCATCCTTCAAAAATCAAAATGGGTTGTCCTCTATGGTCAATTCAACCGCGTCGACCACTGCTATTTCGTAAACAAGCGCACGCGGGATAATCTTATGACTGTATATCTCGATGAGAGTAATATGCCAAACGGCGCTTGGCATCGCATCGATCACAATTACTTTGGCCCGAGGCCAAACGGGCGAGCCGCTGGAGGCTCCAGCAATGGCTGGGAGATCATACGAATTGGAGACAGTAGATCATCTCACCTTTCAGCATTTTGCCGTGTCGAAAAGAATCTGTTCGAAGGCTGTAACGGCGAAATCGAAATCATCTCAAACAAGTCTCGGGACAACTCATACATTGCAAACACATTCCTGAACTGCGAAGGCCAATTAACTCTACGCCATGGCGCATACTGTGTTGTTGCCGGCAATTTGTTCCAAGGCAACGGGCATGCAAAGAACGAAGAAAGCGGCGTTCGAATCATCGGCCCCGGCCACAAGGTCGTAGGCAATACTTTCATCGGTTTAAGTGGTCAAGGCGAGCGTGGAGCCATCGTGATATCTGATGGAGTCGAAAACGGGGCTGCCAACGAATACGAACCCGTTGCCAATCTTGAAATAAGATCGAACACGATTATTGCGTGTCGTAATCCAATTGTGATCGGCTCTTTCTCAGGCAAAGTCCATCCAAGTGGTCGAGTCATCAATGTCGCGCCGCAATCAGTATTGATAAGTGACAACTACATTGTCGGAGGTAATCCAATCGTAACCTTTCTTAGTCAAAGCAAACCGGATGTTACTTTCGAAAACAATATCGCCTACTTAACAGGTCAAGATTCGCAGAAGATTGCAGGCTCTAAAGTCCAGTTCAGTCCCAAAGAAATCCTCTGGCAGAATGGAGCAGCAACGACTACCAACAGCGGCAAATCATTATCGACAGGAATCACTAGAGACAACGTCGGACCATCCTGGTGA
- a CDS encoding heparinase II/III domain-containing protein → MNRIIKIALSVSLPVAVLLCPLNGQNWQRPESLPDIPDTPPRTWILKDQQNAFRDYCTIGEGKAFFQNIKKGFDEKYLETPFPEEPESFGDSDPRKRTSAKTDAWRKAQDTSNLVAGIASTATIIWRVTGEEVYLKKSRDFLLKVTDWDPEGTTGIEYNDETNFRLLRLLPEVYDQIREEFTEAERQKIVTMFQVRGSLSFQHILDKRTGLLVRNSLLIEPSSHPVRFMPMMGLMGLALWDDIPEAKDWFAFAYRFYQDQFPPWGGDDGGWAEGMAYWRGVIEHVGFQDGLLLIKDPEAYSQPFWKNTFYFPVYFQTPWRATAFGDIPVAGVIGMEPGIYDAVNHAARIFNDGYLRSYADLYMDSRPLPEEDMEFKLWRKYPTPVEYLLRDFLVHDYPLPEALPLSELPQSKYFQDIGWVAMHSNLGAPDEDIFLQFKSSPYGSYSHSHADQNAFILSAYGEPLAINSGYREYHRSPHHKGHTRQTLSKNALLINKEGQPVQDKNAKGEITGFVDDASMVWVRGDATTAYRGNSKLAVVELAQRDILMLGKRFFVIRDQVNLSEPGNIQWLLHSVEPPALLSDENIVEINKGGSWLTTQLWAVENTLSYEVSSEFAVPVTAKYIPKGYKPQSHMTASTETPASAFTIYSLLWPSLKQGDTKWHIVDAKRDFVVLKSNDGKETMIDFSGDKPVFSQ, encoded by the coding sequence ATGAATCGAATTATCAAAATTGCTTTAAGCGTTTCACTTCCTGTTGCGGTGTTGCTGTGTCCTTTAAACGGGCAGAACTGGCAGCGGCCCGAATCCTTGCCGGATATTCCTGACACGCCACCGAGAACCTGGATTCTCAAGGATCAGCAGAACGCATTTCGTGATTATTGTACGATAGGTGAGGGGAAGGCCTTTTTTCAGAACATCAAAAAGGGTTTCGATGAGAAATATCTGGAAACGCCTTTTCCGGAAGAGCCGGAGTCTTTTGGTGATTCAGATCCCAGGAAGCGAACTTCGGCGAAGACTGATGCCTGGAGAAAAGCTCAGGATACCTCCAATCTCGTTGCGGGTATTGCATCCACAGCGACGATCATTTGGCGCGTGACTGGCGAAGAGGTTTATCTGAAGAAATCACGTGATTTCTTGCTCAAGGTTACTGACTGGGACCCTGAAGGAACAACAGGCATCGAGTACAACGACGAAACGAACTTTCGTCTGCTTCGCCTCCTGCCTGAAGTCTATGATCAGATACGCGAAGAGTTTACGGAAGCAGAGCGTCAGAAAATCGTGACTATGTTTCAGGTCCGGGGTTCGCTTTCTTTCCAACACATCCTTGATAAGAGAACCGGCTTGTTGGTTCGCAACTCATTGTTGATCGAGCCTTCCAGCCATCCAGTTCGTTTTATGCCGATGATGGGGCTGATGGGGCTTGCACTATGGGACGACATCCCCGAAGCCAAGGATTGGTTTGCGTTTGCCTACCGTTTTTACCAGGACCAGTTTCCTCCCTGGGGAGGTGATGATGGCGGTTGGGCTGAGGGCATGGCCTATTGGCGTGGAGTAATCGAACATGTCGGCTTTCAAGATGGCTTGCTTCTGATCAAAGACCCTGAGGCATATTCGCAGCCATTTTGGAAGAACACATTTTACTTCCCCGTTTATTTCCAAACACCCTGGCGAGCGACTGCATTTGGTGACATCCCGGTGGCTGGAGTCATTGGAATGGAGCCAGGTATTTATGATGCAGTCAATCACGCAGCAAGGATATTCAATGATGGTTATCTTCGTTCCTATGCCGATCTCTATATGGATTCCCGTCCCCTGCCAGAGGAGGACATGGAGTTCAAGCTTTGGCGAAAATACCCAACACCGGTTGAGTATTTGCTGCGCGACTTTCTCGTCCATGATTATCCACTGCCCGAGGCTCTGCCTTTATCCGAGCTTCCCCAAAGCAAATACTTTCAGGACATTGGGTGGGTTGCCATGCATTCCAACCTGGGGGCACCGGATGAGGACATTTTCCTGCAGTTTAAATCGAGCCCGTATGGTTCATACAGCCACAGCCATGCCGATCAGAATGCATTTATCCTGAGTGCTTACGGAGAGCCGCTGGCAATTAATTCAGGCTACCGTGAGTATCATCGGAGTCCTCACCACAAGGGCCACACCCGGCAAACTCTGTCCAAGAATGCGCTTCTTATTAATAAGGAGGGACAACCGGTTCAGGACAAAAATGCCAAAGGTGAAATCACAGGCTTTGTTGATGATGCATCCATGGTTTGGGTACGCGGAGATGCGACAACTGCCTATCGCGGCAATAGTAAGCTTGCCGTAGTCGAACTGGCACAACGTGACATCTTGATGCTTGGAAAACGCTTTTTCGTCATCCGTGATCAAGTCAATTTGTCAGAGCCAGGGAATATTCAATGGCTTTTGCATAGCGTGGAACCGCCAGCATTGCTTAGCGATGAAAACATCGTTGAAATAAACAAAGGTGGCTCATGGCTCACGACTCAACTTTGGGCAGTTGAAAATACCTTAAGTTATGAGGTAAGCAGCGAATTTGCCGTACCGGTCACTGCGAAGTACATTCCGAAAGGCTATAAACCTCAGAGTCATATGACTGCATCGACTGAAACTCCTGCAAGTGCATTTACTATTTATAGTCTTTTGTGGCCATCACTGAAACAAGGTGATACCAAGTGGCATATCGTTGATGCAAAAAGAGATTTCGTTGTCCTGAAGTCAAACGATGGCAAAGAGACCATGATTGATTTCAGCGGCGACAAACCAGTCTTTTCGCAATAG
- a CDS encoding hydroxyacid dehydrogenase yields MSIGKILVVLTDSEKNDFLPETLQKELSAITPEIKWLNPDFINEHGWDDALSSIKPEVLVTGWQTPRLPEAPQKYMGSGLKYVCHLPGSVRKLVPRSWIEAGLIVTNWGRSVSHVVAECGLMLMIAGLRRAGYWNSAMHRNGAWKGPDLDTRSLFGKKVGIHGFGAISSCLVRLLEPFDVQVSTYSPAVPDAILNEFGVSRSPSLEALFSENQVIVELASLTPQTEGIVTETLLRSIPDGGLFVNLGRGAVVDEAALARVCSEGNLHAALDVYTVEPLAGDSPLRRLDNVLLLPHIGGPTVDQRRTAGAYGVSNIKRFSRGEAMEAIVNLEIYDRST; encoded by the coding sequence ATGTCAATTGGAAAAATACTCGTTGTTCTAACGGATTCTGAAAAGAACGACTTTTTACCCGAGACTTTGCAGAAGGAATTATCGGCCATAACTCCTGAGATTAAATGGTTAAATCCTGATTTCATCAATGAGCATGGCTGGGATGATGCTCTGAGCAGCATAAAACCGGAGGTTTTGGTTACTGGCTGGCAGACTCCAAGGCTGCCGGAAGCGCCCCAGAAGTATATGGGTTCAGGCCTGAAATACGTATGTCACCTGCCTGGTTCCGTCCGCAAATTGGTGCCTCGGTCCTGGATAGAAGCGGGATTAATTGTTACTAACTGGGGACGTTCTGTGAGCCATGTTGTGGCTGAGTGTGGTTTGATGCTGATGATTGCCGGTTTGCGACGGGCCGGCTATTGGAATAGCGCCATGCACCGTAATGGAGCCTGGAAGGGACCGGATCTCGATACGCGCTCTCTTTTTGGAAAGAAAGTTGGCATACATGGTTTTGGTGCAATCAGTAGCTGCCTGGTCCGTTTGCTTGAGCCTTTCGATGTTCAGGTTTCGACTTACTCTCCAGCGGTGCCAGACGCTATTTTAAATGAATTCGGTGTTTCGCGCTCACCATCGCTTGAAGCCTTGTTCAGCGAGAACCAAGTCATTGTCGAGCTGGCGTCACTTACGCCTCAAACCGAGGGTATTGTCACAGAAACCTTATTGCGATCAATTCCTGATGGTGGCCTTTTTGTGAATCTCGGTCGCGGTGCCGTTGTGGATGAAGCGGCGTTAGCCCGTGTTTGCTCTGAGGGAAATTTACATGCAGCGCTCGATGTGTATACGGTGGAACCGCTTGCTGGTGATTCGCCATTAAGGCGATTGGACAACGTCCTTCTTTTGCCGCATATTGGTGGGCCGACGGTTGATCAACGCCGTACAGCCGGTGCCTATGGAGTAAGTAACATCAAGCGTTTCAGTCGTGGAGAGGCAATGGAGGCTATTGTTAATTTGGAAATTTATGATCGTTCAACCTGA
- a CDS encoding PEP-CTERM sorting domain-containing protein: protein MKTTLLTSLATIGLCGSLFGQTIFSEDFQTGQTVGTQPTGATSVRPSVNTADVFTEIVTGANNPAGGGVVGNNGVQIFDNNASAAGLEYNFVGDTASQISALRIDMDFANITTGAGDGVNINLGAGEYNSSTSLRMNASSRRFMEVRFEEDATVDFISASGSSSANNALVAGQNTLSIFINDFDSTSITYTRPDTGASATLAANSVAYFLNAGDVANRVFFETLLDLNDPTIGGTVGTTENNFGRFGFATNTSSIGLNYNYDNLAVSIVPEPGTYAGLAGVAALFLVALRRRRG, encoded by the coding sequence ATGAAAACAACCCTACTAACATCACTCGCGACAATCGGCCTATGCGGAAGTCTCTTCGGTCAAACGATTTTCTCTGAAGATTTTCAAACCGGTCAGACTGTCGGCACCCAACCTACCGGTGCAACTTCTGTAAGGCCTTCAGTGAACACAGCCGACGTCTTCACTGAAATCGTCACCGGCGCCAACAATCCTGCCGGAGGTGGTGTCGTCGGCAACAATGGTGTCCAGATCTTCGATAACAATGCTTCAGCAGCCGGACTTGAATATAACTTTGTTGGCGATACTGCTTCTCAAATATCCGCTTTACGGATTGATATGGATTTCGCCAATATCACTACTGGTGCTGGAGACGGCGTAAACATCAATCTTGGTGCCGGTGAATACAATTCATCAACAAGTCTGCGCATGAACGCATCCTCAAGACGCTTCATGGAAGTACGTTTTGAAGAAGATGCGACTGTTGATTTTATCAGCGCAAGTGGCAGTAGCAGTGCAAACAACGCACTCGTTGCAGGACAAAATACACTGTCGATCTTTATTAACGATTTCGATTCGACTTCAATTACCTATACGAGGCCGGACACTGGAGCATCAGCAACCCTGGCAGCAAACTCCGTTGCTTACTTTCTGAATGCTGGTGATGTCGCAAATCGGGTTTTCTTTGAAACCCTGCTGGATTTGAACGACCCTACAATCGGCGGAACTGTTGGAACGACAGAAAATAATTTTGGGCGCTTCGGATTCGCGACTAATACATCCTCAATTGGACTTAATTATAATTACGATAACCTAGCAGTTTCTATCGTTCCAGAACCTGGCACCTATGCTGGTCTAGCTGGAGTCGCAGCGCTGTTTCTCGTCGCACTAAGACGCCGTCGCGGTTAG
- a CDS encoding DUF2264 domain-containing protein, with protein MIVQPEVSEAKKAAHPSDWLANRALALLDPLVPRIIAQEARLDISGRASDHDARADRLESFARPFHLYALWLGHLKSESLELRPGWLKSFADCLRHGTDPNSNAYWGPATNFHQQVVEMGLFVLSLELCREEFWDALDDDCKSNVLDWLETSRSAGTHWNNHLFFAIFVLEFLGKEGRARKGDDALIEQWFRELESMYRGRGWFRDGMNDSADYYNAFAFHYYGLSWALWYRSRDRARALRWQAWARDFLKSYSLVYAEDGSVPNFGRSQTYRFATLAPYGAALLLDDCPLPYGHVRRIAENHFDYFLKGSVYAPEGWMNIGWKDELPIVAESYSCISSTYWSSKGFSLLMLPRDHAFWKAEASPANEVYSDSVEEIPEVGLTFRRFDGDTEILNSGSSVSVVNLRFFESKWSKLAYRASTGTVLPDKEMRFPEDIALVAEFDDHRLGRHTTFPLEMSRDHLLCAYTLGEKTFPEMVDVETFISWKGPWLFIHHKVKPSASCLLRQGGFPLGIPNSEQACMIQKSAMSEMTCDYLSLQMDGRITVMQNLEGFDAIEVTGRTSESETRRHTLSPFHLVPTLKCQMPKERMTLSLLLYAGTNEEEAKPWVVTKAVSGPNLKHKEFGHWNPLESITLS; from the coding sequence ATGATCGTTCAACCTGAAGTGTCCGAGGCCAAAAAAGCAGCGCATCCGTCGGACTGGTTGGCTAATCGTGCATTGGCTCTTTTGGACCCGCTGGTTCCGCGTATCATTGCACAAGAGGCAAGGCTGGATATATCTGGACGGGCTTCGGACCATGATGCGCGGGCTGATCGATTGGAGAGCTTTGCCAGACCGTTTCATTTGTATGCCCTGTGGTTGGGGCATCTGAAAAGCGAATCGCTGGAGTTACGTCCCGGCTGGCTCAAGTCTTTTGCCGATTGTCTGCGTCACGGCACAGACCCGAATTCAAATGCCTACTGGGGGCCGGCGACGAACTTCCATCAGCAAGTTGTGGAGATGGGGTTGTTTGTTCTAAGCCTCGAATTGTGCAGAGAGGAATTCTGGGATGCCTTGGATGATGATTGTAAAAGCAATGTGCTGGACTGGTTGGAAACTTCAAGGTCAGCCGGAACGCATTGGAACAATCACTTGTTCTTCGCCATTTTTGTGCTGGAGTTTCTTGGAAAAGAGGGGAGGGCGCGGAAGGGAGATGACGCCCTCATCGAACAGTGGTTTCGTGAACTGGAAAGCATGTATCGCGGTCGTGGTTGGTTTCGCGATGGGATGAATGACTCTGCGGATTACTACAATGCATTTGCTTTCCATTACTATGGCTTGAGCTGGGCCTTATGGTATCGGAGCAGAGATAGAGCCCGCGCATTGCGCTGGCAGGCATGGGCGCGGGATTTTCTGAAGAGTTACTCGCTGGTGTATGCAGAAGACGGATCGGTCCCGAACTTTGGGAGATCGCAGACCTATCGTTTCGCGACCCTGGCCCCTTATGGTGCGGCGCTGCTATTAGATGATTGCCCCCTGCCTTATGGCCATGTCAGGCGAATTGCGGAAAACCATTTTGATTACTTTCTGAAGGGATCTGTTTATGCGCCGGAAGGTTGGATGAATATCGGTTGGAAGGATGAGTTACCTATTGTTGCAGAAAGTTATTCTTGCATATCCAGTACTTATTGGTCTTCAAAAGGGTTTTCATTGCTCATGCTTCCGCGTGACCATGCGTTCTGGAAAGCTGAAGCATCACCTGCAAATGAAGTTTACTCTGATTCAGTTGAAGAGATACCTGAGGTTGGACTGACCTTTAGACGCTTTGATGGTGATACTGAAATTCTGAATTCAGGCAGTTCGGTATCAGTGGTCAATTTGAGATTCTTTGAATCCAAATGGTCCAAGCTCGCTTACCGTGCGTCAACGGGGACAGTGCTGCCGGACAAGGAAATGCGCTTCCCGGAAGATATCGCTTTAGTGGCTGAGTTTGATGACCATCGTTTGGGCCGGCATACGACCTTTCCCCTGGAGATGAGCAGAGATCATTTGCTTTGTGCCTATACGCTTGGTGAAAAGACTTTTCCTGAAATGGTAGACGTGGAAACATTCATTTCCTGGAAAGGTCCATGGCTGTTTATACATCACAAGGTTAAGCCATCTGCGTCTTGCCTTTTGCGGCAAGGTGGTTTTCCACTCGGGATTCCAAATTCCGAGCAGGCGTGCATGATTCAAAAGTCGGCTATGAGTGAAATGACTTGTGATTATCTCTCTTTGCAGATGGATGGTAGAATTACCGTTATGCAAAACCTTGAAGGTTTTGATGCTATCGAAGTCACTGGACGGACGAGTGAAAGCGAGACCCGGCGTCATACGCTTTCGCCGTTTCATTTAGTTCCAACGTTGAAATGTCAGATGCCAAAGGAGCGAATGACTCTGTCGCTTCTCTTATATGCCGGAACCAACGAAGAGGAGGCTAAACCTTGGGTCGTTACTAAAGCTGTGTCCGGGCCCAATCTTAAGCACAAAGAGTTTGGACATTGGAATCCCCTTGAATCCATCACATTAAGTTAA